The Oceanidesulfovibrio indonesiensis genome contains a region encoding:
- the cas4 gene encoding CRISPR-associated protein Cas4, whose protein sequence is MYDDADLLPISALQHLAFCERQCGLIHLEQAWNENALTAYGRILHKRADRHGRETRRGVRTEFAVPIASRRLGLFGKADAVEFPASGPCPVEYKRGKAKAHDADRVQLAAQAMCLEEMTGATIPEAALWYGATRQREPVTIDDALRSRVEDLAAQLHAMMNQGATPPPRKGPHCKACSMRGLCLPDIFRGDGSQGTKSAVRYLGQMRRDRDHESENAP, encoded by the coding sequence ATGTACGACGATGCCGACCTCCTGCCCATCTCCGCGCTGCAGCACCTCGCCTTCTGCGAGCGCCAGTGCGGCCTCATCCACCTGGAACAGGCCTGGAACGAGAACGCCCTGACCGCGTACGGCCGCATCCTCCACAAGCGCGCCGACCGCCACGGCCGCGAGACCAGGCGCGGCGTGCGCACCGAGTTCGCCGTGCCCATCGCTTCCCGTCGGCTCGGGTTGTTCGGCAAGGCGGATGCCGTGGAGTTCCCAGCTTCCGGCCCCTGCCCGGTGGAGTACAAACGCGGCAAGGCCAAAGCGCACGACGCAGACCGCGTACAGCTCGCGGCCCAGGCCATGTGTCTGGAGGAAATGACGGGGGCTACCATCCCGGAGGCCGCTCTCTGGTACGGCGCCACCCGTCAGCGAGAACCCGTGACCATAGACGACGCCCTGCGCAGTCGTGTGGAGGATCTCGCCGCACAGCTCCACGCCATGATGAACCAGGGCGCAACACCGCCCCCGCGCAAAGGGCCGCACTGCAAGGCCTGCTCAATGCGCGGACTCTGCCTGCCGGACATCTTCCGCGGCGATGGCTCCCAGGGAACGAAAAGCGCCGTCCGGTATCTGGGCCAGATGCGCCGCGACCGCGACCATGAATCGGAGAATGCGCCGTGA
- the cas2 gene encoding CRISPR-associated endonuclease Cas2, whose product MLMLVSYDVATSDEGGPRRLRKVAKLCGDYGQRVQYSVFECDVDPAQWATLRASLLDVINPEKDSLRFYNLGREWKRRVEHVGVREPPQLDEPLIV is encoded by the coding sequence GTGCTGATGCTCGTGTCATACGATGTGGCCACGTCCGACGAGGGCGGCCCCAGGCGGCTGCGTAAAGTTGCCAAGCTCTGCGGCGACTACGGCCAGCGCGTTCAGTACTCCGTATTTGAATGCGACGTGGACCCCGCGCAATGGGCCACGCTTCGCGCCTCGCTGCTGGATGTCATCAACCCGGAAAAGGACAGCCTGAGATTTTACAACCTGGGGCGGGAGTGGAAACGCCGCGTGGAGCATGTGGGAGTGCGGGAACCGCCGCAACTGGACGAGCCACTGATAGTTTGA
- the cas1c gene encoding type I-C CRISPR-associated endonuclease Cas1c: MRKLLNTLYVTRQDSYLAKDGEALCVRAEKKTLLRLPLIGLQGVVCFGVVNASPALLHACAESDITVSFLTENGRYLASVRGPTSGNVLLRREQFRRADNPEARTSLARFFVHGKLVNTRTVLRRALRDHEHELDTEALNGAILGINSALDHADAAMDDDTLRGVEGDAARVYFGVFDQLILRRNEFPFTGRNRRPPRDAVNCLLSFLYTLLLHDVRSALETVGLDPQVGYLHRDRPGRPSLALDMMEELRPWLADRMALSIINRRSVKPSDFKADGAGGVTLADDARKEVLTAWQKRKQEELLHPFLEERIPIGLIPYAQAMLLARHLRGELDGYPPFIWR; this comes from the coding sequence GTGAGAAAACTCTTGAACACGCTCTATGTTACCCGGCAGGATTCATACCTCGCCAAGGACGGCGAGGCCCTCTGCGTGCGGGCCGAGAAGAAAACCTTGCTCCGGTTGCCGCTCATCGGACTGCAAGGCGTGGTCTGCTTCGGCGTGGTCAACGCAAGCCCCGCCCTGCTCCATGCCTGTGCCGAGAGCGACATAACCGTCAGCTTTCTCACGGAAAACGGCCGTTACCTGGCCTCTGTTCGCGGCCCCACCTCCGGCAATGTCCTGCTACGGCGCGAACAGTTCCGCCGCGCGGACAACCCCGAAGCGCGAACATCGCTGGCCCGCTTCTTTGTCCACGGCAAGCTCGTCAATACGCGTACGGTTCTCCGCCGCGCCCTGCGCGACCACGAGCACGAGCTGGACACCGAAGCGCTGAACGGCGCAATACTCGGCATCAACAGCGCTCTGGACCATGCAGACGCCGCCATGGATGATGATACCCTGCGAGGCGTGGAGGGCGATGCGGCCCGCGTCTACTTCGGCGTGTTTGATCAGCTCATCCTGCGCCGGAACGAGTTTCCGTTTACCGGACGCAACCGCCGGCCGCCGCGCGACGCCGTGAACTGCCTGCTCTCCTTCCTCTACACCCTGCTGCTGCACGACGTCCGCTCGGCACTGGAAACCGTGGGCCTCGATCCGCAGGTGGGCTACCTCCACCGCGACCGCCCCGGCAGGCCCAGCCTCGCCCTGGACATGATGGAAGAACTGCGGCCCTGGCTGGCGGACCGCATGGCCCTCTCCATCATCAACCGCCGCTCGGTCAAACCGTCCGACTTCAAGGCCGACGGCGCAGGCGGCGTTACTCTCGCGGACGATGCGCGCAAGGAGGTGCTCACGGCCTGGCAGAAACGCAAACAGGAGGAACTGCTCCATCCATTTCTGGAAGAACGCATTCCCATAGGCCTGATCCCGTACGCGCAGGCAATGCTCCTGGCCCGGCACCTGCGCGGAGAGCTGGACGGCTATCCGCCCTTCATTTGGAGGTGA
- the cas5c gene encoding type I-C CRISPR-associated protein Cas5c, translated as MAFGVSLKVWGEYACFTRPEMKVERVSYDVMTPSAARGIIEAIYWKPAIRWVVDAITILNPIRFENIRRNELANKLPLSTVTKAMKDGVSPVEKFIETDRQQRASLVLRDVRYIIEAHFEFTGPDDNNDGKHLDIFNRRLAKGQCFHRPCLGCREFAAHFGPADCPDPVFPNGGPESMRPLPGVPDDKDLGWMLLDLDYDNDMEARFFPAKIDHGVVRPWKMEEAKA; from the coding sequence ATGGCATTCGGCGTTTCCCTCAAGGTCTGGGGTGAGTACGCCTGTTTCACCCGGCCGGAAATGAAGGTCGAGCGCGTCAGCTACGATGTCATGACGCCGTCGGCCGCGCGCGGCATCATCGAGGCGATCTACTGGAAACCCGCCATCCGCTGGGTGGTGGACGCCATCACCATCCTCAACCCCATCCGTTTCGAAAACATCCGGCGCAACGAGCTCGCCAACAAGCTCCCTCTCTCCACTGTCACCAAAGCCATGAAGGACGGCGTCTCCCCGGTGGAGAAGTTCATCGAGACAGACCGCCAGCAGCGCGCCTCCCTGGTCCTGCGCGACGTACGTTACATCATCGAGGCCCACTTCGAGTTCACCGGTCCGGATGACAACAACGACGGCAAGCACCTGGACATCTTCAACCGCCGCCTGGCCAAGGGCCAGTGCTTCCACCGGCCGTGCCTGGGCTGCCGGGAGTTCGCCGCCCACTTCGGCCCGGCGGACTGCCCGGATCCGGTCTTCCCGAACGGCGGGCCCGAGAGCATGCGCCCCCTCCCAGGTGTGCCCGACGACAAGGACCTGGGCTGGATGCTCCTGGACCTGGACTACGACAACGACATGGAAGCGCGCTTCTTTCCTGCCAAGATCGATCACGGAGTGGTGCGACCATGGAAAATGGAGGAGGCGAAAGCATGA
- the cas7c gene encoding type I-C CRISPR-associated protein Cas7/Csd2, translated as MSAIDKRYDFVFLFDVLNGNPNGDPDAGNLPRIDPETNRGLVTDVCLKRKIRNYVELAKDNAAPYEIYVKEKAILANQQKRAHETLPDDLKDAARTEQAKAWMCRNFFDVRTFGAVMSLKDVSCGQVRGPVQLTFARSEDPIAPMDISITRMAVATQAEADKQHGDNRTMGRKAIVPYGLYRCHGFVSAPLAERTGFGSEDLALLWESLRNMFEHDHSAARGEMASRGLYVFEHENKMGNAPAHTLFNLVDVQRNGDETAPPRSFEDYAVTVDEASVPKGVTLHSMI; from the coding sequence ATGTCCGCCATCGACAAGCGCTACGACTTCGTCTTCCTGTTCGACGTCCTCAACGGCAACCCCAACGGCGACCCCGACGCCGGCAACCTGCCACGTATCGACCCCGAGACGAACCGCGGCCTCGTCACCGACGTCTGCCTCAAGCGCAAGATCCGCAACTATGTGGAGCTGGCCAAGGACAATGCCGCGCCGTACGAGATCTACGTGAAGGAAAAAGCCATCCTCGCCAATCAGCAGAAACGCGCCCACGAGACCCTGCCCGACGATCTGAAAGACGCAGCCAGAACCGAGCAGGCCAAGGCCTGGATGTGCCGGAACTTCTTCGACGTGCGCACCTTCGGCGCGGTCATGTCCCTCAAGGACGTGAGCTGCGGCCAGGTCCGCGGTCCGGTGCAGCTCACCTTCGCCCGCTCGGAAGATCCCATCGCCCCCATGGACATCTCCATCACCCGCATGGCCGTGGCCACCCAGGCCGAGGCCGACAAACAGCACGGCGACAACCGCACCATGGGCCGCAAAGCCATCGTCCCCTACGGCCTGTACCGCTGCCACGGTTTCGTCTCCGCCCCCCTGGCCGAGCGTACCGGCTTCGGCAGCGAGGACCTCGCCCTGCTCTGGGAGTCCTTGCGGAACATGTTCGAGCACGACCACTCCGCCGCCCGCGGCGAGATGGCCTCCCGCGGCCTGTACGTCTTCGAGCACGAGAACAAGATGGGCAACGCTCCAGCGCACACCCTCTTCAACCTCGTGGACGTGCAGCGCAACGGCGACGAGACCGCGCCCCCGCGCAGCTTCGAGGATTACGCCGTGACCGTGGACGAAGCGAGCGTGCCCAAGGGGGTGACGCTGCATTCCATGATTTGA
- the cas8c gene encoding type I-C CRISPR-associated protein Cas8c/Csd1, which yields MENGGGESMILQALANYYDRLVKAPDQDVPEPGFSVQKIHAEIVLDKDGNLVAMNDIQQEETIPPKTKKGKPKTKIVPRKVKVPFVEGRTSGVAAFFLWDNTGYVLGAQDKGKPERIVKQFEAFRNLAHEVLDDVEDEGARAVITFLDSREAGQTDAIEDFEEKFIGNNCVFRLDGEPDCFIHDHPAVRTAWLKHIDKSIERPTGVCLISGQADEPQARIHPVLKGVRGAQTSGAYIVSFNASAFMSYGKEYNDNAPVSERAAFAYTTALNHLLNAKKTEHQRMLLGDATVVFWSETPTRMESVLQMFIDPGAAAEDEGQEAHDGSVIGQLRTLLQAVRDGKEPPVTDLLGDEPDTPFYVLGLAPNASRLAVRFWLVSTVADIAERLAQHFDDLEMETQFDFESEFPGIWRLVLELAPARPNAEGRYTSKMDDVPPVYAGALARSVFTGEAYPESIVNRILGRFRSDGRVTHGRMALLAAHHRRALRKGRTLNIDSITKPSEVTVSLNPETKNVGYRLGRLFAVLEKAQQEALGNVNATIKDRFFGSAMATPATVFPRLLDLGQKHIAKAEYGHVMDRHIGEIMEGFEVADGTPPFPAHLSSDDQVMFALGYYHQRNALWRKKDKSPDAPQKTTGTEEAA from the coding sequence ATGGAAAATGGAGGAGGCGAAAGCATGATCCTCCAGGCCCTCGCCAACTACTACGACCGGCTGGTGAAAGCCCCGGACCAGGACGTGCCGGAACCGGGCTTCAGCGTGCAGAAGATCCACGCCGAAATTGTTCTGGACAAAGACGGCAACCTCGTTGCGATGAACGACATCCAGCAGGAGGAGACGATCCCGCCCAAGACCAAGAAGGGCAAGCCCAAGACGAAGATTGTTCCGAGAAAGGTGAAGGTGCCCTTTGTGGAAGGACGGACATCCGGCGTTGCAGCGTTTTTCCTCTGGGACAACACGGGATACGTGCTCGGTGCACAAGACAAGGGCAAGCCCGAACGCATCGTCAAGCAGTTCGAGGCGTTCCGGAATCTTGCCCATGAAGTCCTCGACGATGTTGAAGACGAAGGCGCACGGGCCGTGATTACCTTCCTGGATTCGCGAGAAGCCGGCCAGACCGACGCCATTGAGGACTTCGAAGAAAAATTCATCGGCAACAACTGTGTCTTCCGACTGGACGGCGAGCCTGATTGCTTCATCCACGACCATCCAGCCGTCCGAACGGCATGGCTCAAGCACATCGACAAGTCCATTGAAAGACCTACAGGCGTCTGCCTGATATCCGGTCAGGCGGATGAGCCCCAAGCCCGTATTCATCCTGTCCTCAAGGGTGTTCGCGGAGCGCAGACATCCGGGGCGTACATCGTCTCCTTCAATGCCTCGGCCTTCATGTCTTATGGCAAGGAATACAATGACAACGCCCCGGTCTCCGAACGCGCCGCCTTCGCCTACACCACGGCCCTCAATCATCTGCTGAACGCCAAGAAGACAGAGCACCAGCGCATGCTGCTGGGCGACGCCACCGTGGTCTTCTGGTCCGAGACGCCGACCCGCATGGAAAGCGTCCTCCAGATGTTCATCGACCCCGGCGCCGCGGCAGAAGACGAAGGTCAGGAAGCGCACGACGGTTCGGTCATCGGCCAGTTGCGCACCCTGCTCCAAGCCGTGCGCGACGGGAAGGAGCCGCCAGTTACCGACTTGCTGGGCGACGAGCCGGATACCCCCTTCTATGTCCTGGGTCTCGCGCCCAATGCAAGCCGCCTCGCCGTGCGCTTCTGGCTCGTGTCCACGGTGGCGGACATCGCCGAGCGCCTCGCCCAGCACTTCGATGATCTGGAGATGGAAACGCAGTTCGACTTCGAATCCGAGTTCCCGGGCATCTGGCGTCTCGTGCTGGAGCTGGCCCCGGCCCGTCCCAACGCCGAGGGCCGCTACACCAGCAAGATGGACGACGTCCCCCCGGTCTACGCCGGCGCGCTGGCCCGCAGCGTCTTCACCGGAGAGGCGTATCCGGAAAGCATCGTCAACCGCATCCTCGGCCGCTTCCGCAGCGACGGCCGCGTTACCCACGGCCGCATGGCCCTCCTCGCCGCGCATCATCGGCGCGCTCTGCGCAAGGGCCGTACGCTCAATATCGATTCAATCACCAAACCGTCGGAGGTCACCGTGTCCCTCAATCCCGAGACCAAGAACGTGGGCTACCGCCTGGGCCGACTCTTCGCCGTGCTGGAAAAGGCGCAGCAGGAAGCATTGGGCAACGTGAACGCCACCATCAAGGACCGCTTTTTCGGCAGCGCCATGGCCACGCCGGCCACGGTCTTCCCGCGTCTGCTGGACCTTGGCCAGAAGCACATCGCCAAAGCCGAATACGGCCACGTCATGGACCGCCACATCGGCGAGATCATGGAAGGATTCGAAGTCGCCGATGGTACGCCGCCCTTCCCCGCGCATCTGTCATCGGACGACCAGGTCATGTTCGCGCTCGGCTACTACCACCAGCGCAACGCCCTGTGGCGCAAGAAGGACAAGAGCCCGGACGCCCCACAAAAAACCACCGGCACCGAAGAAGCCGCCTAA